DNA from Nocardioides seonyuensis:
GCTGTCGCTGTCCACGTCGGTGTCAGAGGCTGCCGTCGCCCAGGCTGGTGAGCGACTGGCACGGCCCGGCGTGGCGATCGAGCCGCGCAAGATGTGGCCCACGGCCCTCTCCGGCCTCGGCCTGTCCCTGAGCGGCAAGATCAAGGAAGGTGCCGAGGAAGGTCGCGCCATCGCCCGGCTGACCGACCTCGGCCACGGCCAGGCGTTGCGCGAGCTCTTCCGCGAGTCCACCGTCGACGGCCCGGTGCCGCCGCGGCTGGCCCAGGCCTTGCTGACGGTGATGAAGGACTGGTCGACCACGTGGTCGGCCCGTCCTGACGTCATCGTCGCGGTCGAGTCGGCTCGCCGGCCCGCCCTGACACGAGACCTGGCCGACGGGCTGGCCCGGGTCATGCAGATCCCCGTGGCCGGGTCGTGGGCCCTCGTCGACCCCGACGTCCCGCCCGGCGCCGGTCAGGCCAACTCCGCCCAGCGGGTCGCCGCCGTCAGCCGTCGCTTCGCGCTGCAGGCGGAGGTCCCAGCCGCGGCGAGCGTGCTGCTGGTCGACGACCTCGTCGTCTCGGGGTGGACGCTCACCCTCGCGGCCCGCGCGCTTCGCGAGGCAGGCGCGGGCGCCGTGCTGCCGCTCGCACTCGGCACCCAGACCTGACCGCTACCGAACGGTCGCGGGGTCTGCGCAGGCACGAGGCCCCCGATCCGTTCGGAAACGGAGCGGGGGCCAATCGCGCGTGCTGGACTCGCGGGGTCAGTGACCCATCAGCGCGGCGGGATCCACCGGCTCGACCCGCTTACGCGGGAGGAAGGCCGCCGGGATCAGGCAGCAGGCAACCAGGATCGTGGCGACGACGAACACTGTCGCGAACGAGTCGGCCATGTCCTGGGTCGCCTGCGTGAAGATCCCCGGGAGTGCGGCCGGGTCGATACCGAGCGCCTGCGCGGCCTGGGCGACGACCGAGGGGTCCTCGTTGCCGTCGGTCGCCTCGTTGAGCGCCGTGGCCTGCGCGACCGCATCGCTCTTCTTGAGCTCGTTGGTCAGGATCACCGAGAAGAGCGCCGTCCCGATCGAGGCCGCGACCTGCTGGGTGATGTTGAGCAGGGTCGAGCCGCGGGCGACGTTGTGCTCGGTCAGCGTGGCAAGCGCGGCCGTCATGATCGGCATCATCGTGGCGCCGAGCCCCAGCCCCATGACGAAGAGCGCCGACAGCATGTAGGCGTAGGACGTGTCGGCGCCGATCTGGGTGAACATCCCCAGGCCGGCGGTGATCACCGAGATGCCGACCAGGACGATCTTGCCGGGACCGATGCGGTCGGCCAGGATGCCGGCGATCGGCATGGTGAGCATCGCGCCCACGCCCTGCGGGGCCAGGAGCAGGCCCGCGCCGAGAGCGTCCTCCCCGCGCACCTGGATGAAGTAGAGCGGGAAGAGCAGCGAGGCACCGAAGAAGGCGATGGCGAAGAGCATCATCGCGATCACGGCCACCGTCATGTTCTTGTTGACGAACAGACGGAGCTCGACGAGCGGGTGGATGTTGTTGCGGTTGAGCGCCCACGGGACGAACGCGACGATCAGCAGGAGGCCCACCGTAGCCGGGATCCCGACCTCCTTGGCGAAGAAGGTGCCGTGCTCGGGGATGGAGCTGACGCCGTACAGGAACGCGGCGAGACCCGGCGAGAGCAGCAGCATGCCGATCCAGTCGAAGGTCTCCGACGGCTCGACCTCGTCCTTGGGAAGGACGACGGCGGCGTAGACGAGCGCGGCGACGCCGATGGGCAGGTTGATCAGGAAGATCCACTGCCACGAGGCGTTGTCGATGAGGGCACCGCCGATGATGGGCCCGAAGATCGGGCCGAGCAGCATGGGGATGCCCATGATGGCCATGACGCGCCCGATGCGCTCGGGGCCGGCCGCGTGGGTCAGGATCGTCATGCCGAGCGGCATCAGCATGCCACCGCCGAGGCCCTGCAGGACGCGGTAGATCACGAGCAGCTCGAGCGAGGTGGCCATGGCGCACAGCACCGAGCCGGCGGTGAACAGCGTGACGGCCACCAGGTAGAGCCGCTTGGTGCCGAAGCGGTCGGCCGCCCAGCCCGTCAGCGGAATGACGCTGGCGAGTGCCAGCGTGTAGCCGGTCATGGTCCAGGCGACGTCGGCCGCGGTCGCGTCGAACTCCTCCTGGAAGGTGTTGAGCGCCACCGAGACGACCGTGATGTCGAGGATGGACATGATCGCGCCGAGGACGACGACGCCGGCGACCATCAGGACGCTCTTGTCGAGCTTGTCGGTGTGCTGGGGCGCGGTCTCGCCCTCGTGGATGTCGGTGTGTGTCACCCGTGAAGGTTATTGGTTGCCGCTGACAACCGACCAATCATTATCGCGGTGGGCTGGGTCACGTGCGGAGCGCGAGGTCAGTGCCTGACCCCGGCGCTCGGATCGACCGGGCCCTCGGGCGGATTGCGCGGCAGGAAGAAAGCCGGGACGAGGACGCAGCCCACCAGGGCCGTGGCGACGACGAAGACCATCGCGAACCCGTCGGCGAGCTCCGGCAGCGCCGCGGGCGCGAGCGCATCGAGCTGGGCCCTGAGCTCGGCGGCCTTCGCTCCGCTGGCCTGGGAGAGCATCCCCTTGACGGCCTGGTAGGTGCCGGCGGTCTCGCTGCCCTTGACCTGGTGGGTCAGCACGACCGAGAGGAGCGCCGTGCCGATCGCTCCGGCGAGCTGGTTGGTGATGTTCATCAGTGCCGTGCCGCGGGCGATGTCGTGGTCGGCGAGCGTCTGGAGCGCCGAGCTCATGATCGGCATCATCGTGGAGCCCATGCCCAGGCCCATGACGAACAGCGCGCCGAGCATGAAGCCGTAGGACGTGTCGGCCTCGAGCTGGGTGAACATCGCCATCCCGATCGTGACCAGGGTGACGCCGACCATCACGACCTTCCCGGGCCCCTTCCTGTCGGCGAGGAGCCCGGCGACGGGCATCGTGATCATGGCCCCCAGGCCCTGGGGGGCGAGGAGCAGACCGGCGCCGAGGGCATCCTCCCCACGGACCTGCTGGAAGTAGAGCGGGAAGAGCAGCGATGCACCGAAGAACGCCATCGCGAACAGCGCCATGGCGATCACGGCCACCGCCATCTTGAGGTTCTGGAGCAGCCGCAGCTCGACGAGTGGCCGGATGTTGCGCCCGCTCAGTGCCCACGGCACGAAGGCGACGACGAGCACCAGGCCCAGCGTGGCAGGCAGGCCCACCTCGCGGTGCAGGAAAGTGCCGTGCTCGGGGATGGAGGAGACGCCGTAGAGGAAGAGTGCGAGCCCGGGCGAGAGCAGCAGCATGCCGATCCAGTCGAAGGTCTCCGACGGCTCGACGTGATCCTCGGGCAGGACGACCATCGCGTAGCCCAGCGCGATGACCCCGATCGGCAGGTTGATCAGGAAGATCCACGGCCACGACGCGGTCTCGATGAGCCAGCCGCCCAGGATGGGCCCGAAGATCGGGCCGAGCAGCATCGGGATGCCCAGCACCGCCATCACCCGCCCGATGCGGTTCGGTCCGGCAGCCCGGGTCAGGATCGTCATCCCGAGCGGCAGCAGCATGCCGCCCCCGAGGCCCTGCAGCACCCGGAACATGACGAGCACCTGCAGCGAGTCGGCGAGGGCGCACAGCACGGAGCCGACCGTGAAGAGGAACACCGCCAGGAGGTAGAGGCGCTTGGTCCCGAAGCGGTCGGCCGCCCATCCCGTCAGCGGGATCACCGACGCCAGGGCGAGGGTGTAGCCGGTCATGGTCCAGGCGACCTGGGCGGACGTCGCCTCGAACTCGTTCTGGAAGGTCTCCAGCGCCACCGACACGACCGTGATGTCGAGGATCGACATGATGGCTCCCAGGACGACGACGCCGGCCACGAGCAGCACCGGCTTGTCGAGCCGGTCGCTGTGCTCCGGCGGGCGCTCCGGGGTGTGCTCGGCGGGGGTCGCGTCGGTGGTGGTCACCGATGGAGGCTATTGGCGCGACAGGCCACCGGCCGGTCCGTCTCGCGGCGGGCTGGCGATGCCGGGAACTCGCTGTGGGTGCTCCGCGTTAGGTTCGAGGTCGGTCGAGGGAGGGTGTGCTGCATGGGTTTCGTCCCGGTGACCGGACCCGCGAGATTCATCGCGGCCGAGCCTCCTCGCGAGGGGGCCATCGAGTTCAGTGACGACCGGCGCCGGATCGTGCTGCCGGTGCGTGGCGCCCTGCCGGTGCTGGCCGGGGCGCGGGGAGACCTCGACGCCCACCCGTCGGTGGCCCTGATGGCCGGCACCGCACTGCTCGGCCTCCAGCTCGTCGCGGCCGGCCGGTTCGCCCCTGACCCCGGCGGCGACCACTGGCGCGTCGCCGGCCTCGAGCCCGCCGACGAGCAGCGCATCCTCGACCTGGCCACCGCCCGGTCCCACGACGGCTTCGACGTCGCCACCGCCGAGGGCGTGGTGCGGGCGCTGCTCGACGCGATCGTCGACACCGTTCCCCGCACCGCCCCCCTCGCCGCTCGACGTACGACACCCCGCGCAGCGCCGCGGCTGCGACTGGTCACCGCCGCTCCCGCCGAGCCCGACGAGTTCAGCCACCAGCTCCAGCAGCGCCTGGCGCGGATGCGTGCCCGCCACAGCGACGACCGGCCACACCTGGTGTCGCTCTCGCTGCGGGTCGAGGCCGACGAGGAGGAGCTGGTCGCCGGAGCCGTCCGCCTGGTCCTGCAGGTGCACGCGCTCGACAATCCCTCCCACCTCGCTGACGCAGCCGTCCTCTGGGCCGAGGCGGGACCCGAGGCCACCCACGGGTTCGGTGAGCGCGCCCGCACCCACGCGGCGATCGCCCTGCGCGCCGCCGCCGACGCGTGGCCGGTGCTCGACCGCCTCCTCGACCTGCGTGTCCCCGACCAGATCACGCTCGACTCCGACGAGCTCCTCTCGCTCCTCGACTCGGGCGCGGTGGCGCTGGAGGCTGCCGGCTGCCCGGTGCTGTGGCCGCGCTACCTCGACCGCGACGTCACCCAGCGCGTGGAGCTGGGTGCTGCGCCGAGCACCCGGGCACAGAGCGGTCGCGAGGAGCCCCTGCAGGAGGGTCTCTTCGGGCCGCAGGCGCTCTTCGGCTTCCGGTGGCAGCTCTCCCTGCACGGCGATCCCCTCACCGAGGACGAGATGGATGCCCTCGCCCACAGCACGGCGCCGATCATCAAGCTCCGCGACAACTGGGTCGCGGTCGACTCCGGTGTCCTCAAGCGTGCGCGCAAGCGCCTGCTCCGCACGGTCACCCCGGCGCAGGCGCTGGCGGCGGCGCTCACCGAGGTCGTCGAGGTCGAGGACGGCAGCTACCAGGCGGTGGTGGGCGCGAGCCTGCTCAGGGTGCGCGACCGCCTCCTCACGTCCGCGACGAACGAGCCCGTCGACGTGCCGCCGGGGCTGCAGGCGACATTGCGCGACTACCAGCGTCACGGCCTCACCTGGCTCGCCGAGCTCACCTCGCTCGGGCTGGGCGCGTGCCTCGCCGACGACATGGGACTCGGCAAGACCATCACCGTGATCGCGCTCCACCTGCACCGGCGGGGTCTCGAGACAGGAGGCGGACCGACGCTGGTGGTGTGCCCTGCCTCGCTGCTCGGCAACTGGGAGGCCGAGATCCGCAGGTTCGCTCCCGGCGTGCCCGTGCGCCGTCACCACGGTTCGGCCCGCGACCTCGACGGCGCCGAGCTCGGGTTCGTGCTGACCACCTACGGCACCATGCGCAACGACGCGGCACTGCTGGCCGAGGTGCCGTGGGACCTCGTCGTCGCCGACGAGGCACAGCACGTGAAGAACTCCCGGTCCGCGGCTGCGCGCGCGCTGCGCACCATCCCGAGTCGGGCCCGGGTGGCGTTGACCGGGACACCCGTCGAGAACGACCTCTCCGAGCTCTGGTCGATCCTCGACTGGGCGATCCCCGGACTGCTCGGCAGCCGCGCTGCCTTCCGCAAGGCGTGGGCGGCGCCGATCGAGGCGGGCGTCGACCCGGCGAAGGCTCGGCAGTTCGCTGCCCTGATCGACCCCTTCCTGCTGCGTCGCCGCAAGTCCGACCCCGGCATCGCGCCTGAGCTCCCGGCCAAGACCGAGACCGATCACCTGATCGGGCTCACCCGTGAGCAGGTCGTCCTCTACGAGACGTTGGTCCGCGACTCCATGCGGCGCATCGAGGAGGCCGACGAGGAGACGCGTCGCGGTCTGGTCCTCAAGCTGTTGACGGGGCTCAAGCAGATCTGCAACCACCCGGCCCACTACCTGCGTCAGGCCAACCCACGGCTGCGCGGCCGCTCCGAGAAGCTCGACCTGCTCGACGAGCTCCTCGGCACCGTGCTCGCCGAGGACGGCGCCGTCCTCGTCTTCACTCAGTACGTCGCCATGGCTCGCCTGCTCGAGCACCACCTCGCCGCCGCCGGCATCCCGCACCAGCTGCTCCACGGCGGCACCCCGGTGCGCGAGCGCGAGGCGATGGTCGCGCGGTTCCAGGCGGGGCCGGGCGACCCGGCGCACGTGCCGGTCTTCCTGCTGTCCCTCAAGGCCGGTGGCACCGGGCTCAACCTCACCCAGGCTGACCACGTCATCCATTTCGACCGCTGGTGGAACCCCGCCGTCGAGGACCAGGCGACCGATCGCGCCTACCGCATCGGGCAGACCCGGCCGGTGCAGGTGCACCGGTTCGTCACGCAGGGCACCATCGAGGAGCGGATCGCGGCGCTGCTGACCCGCAAGCGGTCGATCGCCGACTCCGTGCTGGCTCGCGGGGAGACGGCGCTCACCGAGCTCAGCAACGACGACCTGCGCGACCTGGTGGAGCTGCGACCCGATCCGGCCGGCGGCCGCTGATGGGCTCGGTGAGCCATCCCCGCCTCGCACCCCGCCGGTCGGCGACCGGCGGCACGTGGTGGAGCAAGGCGGTGCTGCGTGCCGTCGAGGAGGCCGCCTTCTCGCAGACCGACCTCAAGCGCGGCCGCGCGCTCGCCCGCGCCGGTGCCGTCGGCAGCATCTCCGTCACCGAGGGCAGCGCCGTGGCCGCGGTGCACGAGCGCGACGACACCTTCACGGTGACCGTCACGGTCCCGGTGCTCGACGACGTCGGGGCCGCGACCTTCGTCGAGGTCGTTGCTGCCGAGTCCGGCCGGATCGGCGCGCTGCTCGCCGGTCAGCTGCCGCACCCGTTCGTCGAGGCGATCGAGGAGGCCGGCGTCGAGCTGCTGCCGTACGGCGGCGAGCTCGGTGCCGCCTGCACCTGCGACGCCTGGCTCGACCCCTGCCCCCACGCGCTGGCGGTGCTCACCCAGGTGGCCTGGCTGATCCAGGCCGAGCCGTTCGTGCTGACGCACCTGCGCGGGCTCTCCCGCGAGGTGGTGCTGCAACGGCTCCACGACATGACGCTCCGACCGGGCGACGGCGCGGCCACGGGATCCGACGAGGCACTGGGTCGCACCGACGACGACCTCGCGGTCGCCGTCGACGCCGCGGACCGCGCGGCCCGGGCGGTGGAGCTGTTCGAGCAGGGCCGCGCCGACGACCTCACCCTCTAGGCCGCGCGACGACCGGATCGTCGTACGTCGTTCAGGACGTGTGCTGTCTCGGCTGCCCGGGCCGCCGGATCGTCAGACGTCCCGCACGAGGCTCAGGCCTCGGTGGTGGCGAGCGGGCGGGCGCCGAGCTCCTCGTCGAGGCGCAGCAGGCCGGGACCGTCGTCGTTGATCATCTCCACGCGTCCGACGATCTCGCGGACGGTGGCCTCCTCCTCGACCTGCTCCTCCAGGAACCAGTTGAGGAGCGGTCGGGCGTCGAGGTCGCCCTCGGCCTCGGCGGCACGGTAGAGGTTGCGGATCGACTCGGAGACCCGCTGCTCGTGCTGGAGGGCCGCGCTGAAGGCGTCCAGGACAGAGGTCACCGTCACCTGCGGAGCGTTCATGGCCCCGATCCTGGGGTGGTTGTCGCGGTCGGCGAGGTGGTCGATGAACTTGTTGGCGTGGACGATCTCCTCGTCCGCCTGGTGGCGCAGCCAGGCCGCCATCCCGGGGAGGTCCCGCAGCTCCAGCTCGATCGCGAGCTGCCGGTAGACCAGCGAAGCCTCGAACTCCAGGGTGATCTGGTCGTTGAACGCGTCCTCGAGAGTGGCGGAGAGCTTCATGACTCCGAGCGTAGCGACACCCTCGGATCAGTCGGGACCCCCATCGCACGCAGCGCGGTCGTGCGGAGCAGCTCGCGCATCTGGTCGTCCGGGAGCAGCCCGCTGTGGGGGGTGGAGTTGATCAGGCCGAACGCGATGTGGGCGGTGGCCCGTGCGGTCTCGGGACGGAGCGACAGGTCGACGCGACGCAGCTGGCTCGCCCACACGTCGACGTAGTCGCGCTGGAGGGCCCGCACCCGCTCGCGGGCCGGCGCCGGCAGGGATGCCCAGTCGCGGTCCTGGACGACGATGAGCGCGCGGTGGCCGAGGGCGAACTCGATGTGCCAGTCGATCAGCGCCTCGAGGGCCTCGACCGGGCTCGTGGACTCCCGGACCCGCACGCGACCCTCGCTGAGCAGCTCCTCGCTGATCGAGACGAGCATGTCGGCCAGCATCGCGTCCTTGGACGGGAAGTGCTTGTAGAGCGCGGGCCCGCTGACGCCGCAGGCAGCGCCGAGGTCGGCCACCGACACGCCGTGGAAGCCGCGCTCGGCGAAGAGCTCGGCGGCGATGTCGAGGATCTGCTGACGACGGGTCACCCCACTGAGGTTAGTGGTCACTAACCTCAAGTGCTGGCCCTGTGTCCCGTGATCGAGACGCGGAAACGGAATCATGCTTCACCCCACAAATGCCCCGCAGACAGTGTGCGGCCGTGCGGCGGGGTCTGCAGCGGTGCAGCCACCTGTTCCACGGTGGTGCCAGCACCAACGCTCGGGAGACGACGGGCGCACTAGGCTCCGGCCATGGGGATCCGACTGGTGCTCGCCGAGGACGGCGACCTGCTGCGTGCGGGCATCCTGGCGCTCCTGGAGTCCTACGAGGACCTCGAGATCGTCGCCACCGCCACCAGCCTGCCGGAGCTGCTCTCGGCCGTCGCCGAGCACGAGCCGGACGTCGTGCTCACGGACATCCGGATGCCTC
Protein-coding regions in this window:
- a CDS encoding DHA2 family efflux MFS transporter permease subunit; this encodes MTHTDIHEGETAPQHTDKLDKSVLMVAGVVVLGAIMSILDITVVSVALNTFQEEFDATAADVAWTMTGYTLALASVIPLTGWAADRFGTKRLYLVAVTLFTAGSVLCAMATSLELLVIYRVLQGLGGGMLMPLGMTILTHAAGPERIGRVMAIMGIPMLLGPIFGPIIGGALIDNASWQWIFLINLPIGVAALVYAAVVLPKDEVEPSETFDWIGMLLLSPGLAAFLYGVSSIPEHGTFFAKEVGIPATVGLLLIVAFVPWALNRNNIHPLVELRLFVNKNMTVAVIAMMLFAIAFFGASLLFPLYFIQVRGEDALGAGLLLAPQGVGAMLTMPIAGILADRIGPGKIVLVGISVITAGLGMFTQIGADTSYAYMLSALFVMGLGLGATMMPIMTAALATLTEHNVARGSTLLNITQQVAASIGTALFSVILTNELKKSDAVAQATALNEATDGNEDPSVVAQAAQALGIDPAALPGIFTQATQDMADSFATVFVVATILVACCLIPAAFLPRKRVEPVDPAALMGH
- a CDS encoding SWIM zinc finger family protein — its product is MGSVSHPRLAPRRSATGGTWWSKAVLRAVEEAAFSQTDLKRGRALARAGAVGSISVTEGSAVAAVHERDDTFTVTVTVPVLDDVGAATFVEVVAAESGRIGALLAGQLPHPFVEAIEEAGVELLPYGGELGAACTCDAWLDPCPHALAVLTQVAWLIQAEPFVLTHLRGLSREVVLQRLHDMTLRPGDGAATGSDEALGRTDDDLAVAVDAADRAARAVELFEQGRADDLTL
- a CDS encoding ferritin, with translation MKLSATLEDAFNDQITLEFEASLVYRQLAIELELRDLPGMAAWLRHQADEEIVHANKFIDHLADRDNHPRIGAMNAPQVTVTSVLDAFSAALQHEQRVSESIRNLYRAAEAEGDLDARPLLNWFLEEQVEEEATVREIVGRVEMINDDGPGLLRLDEELGARPLATTEA
- a CDS encoding TetR/AcrR family transcriptional regulator, which gives rise to MTRRQQILDIAAELFAERGFHGVSVADLGAACGVSGPALYKHFPSKDAMLADMLVSISEELLSEGRVRVRESTSPVEALEALIDWHIEFALGHRALIVVQDRDWASLPAPARERVRALQRDYVDVWASQLRRVDLSLRPETARATAHIAFGLINSTPHSGLLPDDQMRELLRTTALRAMGVPTDPRVSLRSES
- a CDS encoding DHA2 family efflux MFS transporter permease subunit, producing MTTTDATPAEHTPERPPEHSDRLDKPVLLVAGVVVLGAIMSILDITVVSVALETFQNEFEATSAQVAWTMTGYTLALASVIPLTGWAADRFGTKRLYLLAVFLFTVGSVLCALADSLQVLVMFRVLQGLGGGMLLPLGMTILTRAAGPNRIGRVMAVLGIPMLLGPIFGPILGGWLIETASWPWIFLINLPIGVIALGYAMVVLPEDHVEPSETFDWIGMLLLSPGLALFLYGVSSIPEHGTFLHREVGLPATLGLVLVVAFVPWALSGRNIRPLVELRLLQNLKMAVAVIAMALFAMAFFGASLLFPLYFQQVRGEDALGAGLLLAPQGLGAMITMPVAGLLADRKGPGKVVMVGVTLVTIGMAMFTQLEADTSYGFMLGALFVMGLGMGSTMMPIMSSALQTLADHDIARGTALMNITNQLAGAIGTALLSVVLTHQVKGSETAGTYQAVKGMLSQASGAKAAELRAQLDALAPAALPELADGFAMVFVVATALVGCVLVPAFFLPRNPPEGPVDPSAGVRH
- a CDS encoding DEAD/DEAH box helicase, whose amino-acid sequence is MGFVPVTGPARFIAAEPPREGAIEFSDDRRRIVLPVRGALPVLAGARGDLDAHPSVALMAGTALLGLQLVAAGRFAPDPGGDHWRVAGLEPADEQRILDLATARSHDGFDVATAEGVVRALLDAIVDTVPRTAPLAARRTTPRAAPRLRLVTAAPAEPDEFSHQLQQRLARMRARHSDDRPHLVSLSLRVEADEEELVAGAVRLVLQVHALDNPSHLADAAVLWAEAGPEATHGFGERARTHAAIALRAAADAWPVLDRLLDLRVPDQITLDSDELLSLLDSGAVALEAAGCPVLWPRYLDRDVTQRVELGAAPSTRAQSGREEPLQEGLFGPQALFGFRWQLSLHGDPLTEDEMDALAHSTAPIIKLRDNWVAVDSGVLKRARKRLLRTVTPAQALAAALTEVVEVEDGSYQAVVGASLLRVRDRLLTSATNEPVDVPPGLQATLRDYQRHGLTWLAELTSLGLGACLADDMGLGKTITVIALHLHRRGLETGGGPTLVVCPASLLGNWEAEIRRFAPGVPVRRHHGSARDLDGAELGFVLTTYGTMRNDAALLAEVPWDLVVADEAQHVKNSRSAAARALRTIPSRARVALTGTPVENDLSELWSILDWAIPGLLGSRAAFRKAWAAPIEAGVDPAKARQFAALIDPFLLRRRKSDPGIAPELPAKTETDHLIGLTREQVVLYETLVRDSMRRIEEADEETRRGLVLKLLTGLKQICNHPAHYLRQANPRLRGRSEKLDLLDELLGTVLAEDGAVLVFTQYVAMARLLEHHLAAAGIPHQLLHGGTPVREREAMVARFQAGPGDPAHVPVFLLSLKAGGTGLNLTQADHVIHFDRWWNPAVEDQATDRAYRIGQTRPVQVHRFVTQGTIEERIAALLTRKRSIADSVLARGETALTELSNDDLRDLVELRPDPAGGR